In Paenibacillus phoenicis, one genomic interval encodes:
- a CDS encoding alpha/beta hydrolase — translation MTDSKYLKRTVVKEEIHSQFLGEKRYLRVYLPPGYNEILSYPVVYCQDGEEFFNFGRIATHANRLILDEGIEPFIIVGIEVNTAVRTEEYAPFGNRFEAYTRCFTEEIIPFIERNYPVRREPEERVLAGDSLGATVSLHLAMKNPKLFSKIISLSGAYYEPSLKILAQETDLSYLSLFMIVGLQEDHYTTDTGTYNFVELNRKAKALLEERGARVTYFEKDGKHLWGFWQQELPDALVHFLK, via the coding sequence ATGACAGATTCGAAATATTTGAAACGAACCGTTGTCAAAGAGGAAATCCATAGCCAGTTCTTAGGAGAGAAACGTTATCTGCGCGTGTATCTGCCTCCAGGTTATAACGAAATCCTCAGTTATCCTGTCGTTTACTGTCAGGACGGCGAGGAGTTCTTCAATTTCGGACGAATTGCGACACATGCCAATCGACTGATCTTAGATGAAGGGATCGAGCCGTTCATCATTGTTGGCATTGAAGTAAATACTGCAGTGCGCACAGAAGAATATGCCCCGTTCGGAAACCGTTTTGAGGCCTATACCCGCTGTTTCACGGAAGAAATTATTCCCTTCATCGAACGCAATTATCCGGTTCGTCGTGAACCCGAGGAAAGGGTGCTGGCTGGTGACTCTTTAGGGGCAACTGTCTCCCTTCATCTGGCTATGAAAAATCCGAAACTGTTTTCCAAAATCATCAGCTTGTCCGGCGCCTACTATGAACCATCTCTGAAGATTCTCGCTCAAGAGACCGATCTCTCCTATTTGTCGCTCTTCATGATCGTGGGATTGCAAGAGGATCATTATACAACGGATACAGGCACCTATAATTTTGTTGAGTTAAATCGCAAAGCCAAGGCCTTACTTGAAGAACGCGGAGCCCGCGTCACCTATTTCGAGAAGGACGGGAAACATTTATGGGGATTTTGGCAGCAAGAGCTGCCTGATGCGCTGGTACACTTCTTAAAATAA
- a CDS encoding response regulator transcription factor, giving the protein MKGYIMLVLEDQAQGERIKAGLEEAGYQVDWKQSGSGVLRIIEEELPDLLLLGMDLPDDASQVLLEEIGRFAPFPLILLLKEWNTDDVVAGFAGGANDVVPITIPMAELYARVGHLISLFKRLGDGSLTELTFEDLRVELRSRKAWRNGESIRLTPKEFDLLLFLMKRAGKVCGRDLILQQVWGYDFSTGTNVVDVYIRHLRKKIDKGHSRKLLHTIRGTGYMFG; this is encoded by the coding sequence ATGAAAGGTTACATTATGCTTGTTTTAGAGGATCAGGCTCAAGGGGAGCGAATCAAGGCTGGATTAGAGGAAGCCGGCTATCAGGTCGATTGGAAGCAAAGCGGCTCCGGCGTGCTTCGTATAATAGAAGAAGAGCTTCCGGATTTGCTGCTGCTGGGTATGGATTTGCCGGATGATGCTTCCCAGGTCCTTCTGGAGGAAATTGGGCGGTTCGCTCCGTTTCCGCTGATCCTTCTGCTTAAGGAGTGGAACACCGATGACGTTGTCGCCGGCTTTGCCGGGGGAGCCAACGATGTCGTTCCGATCACGATCCCCATGGCTGAGTTGTATGCTCGGGTTGGTCATTTGATTTCACTGTTCAAACGGCTGGGGGATGGCTCCCTAACCGAGTTGACCTTTGAGGATTTACGAGTCGAGCTGCGCAGCCGCAAGGCTTGGAGAAACGGGGAGTCCATTCGATTGACGCCGAAGGAATTCGATCTGCTGCTCTTTTTGATGAAGCGGGCTGGGAAGGTGTGCGGACGGGACTTGATCCTGCAGCAGGTTTGGGGGTATGATTTTTCAACCGGAACCAACGTGGTGGATGTCTATATTCGGCATTTACGCAAAAAAATCGATAAAGGCCATTCGAGAAAGCTGCTCCATACGATTCGCGGCACCGGATATATGTTTGGTTAA
- a CDS encoding trimeric intracellular cation channel family protein, producing the protein MHIFEIFSIIGTVAFAMSGAFVAMEEEYDILGVLVLGLVTAFGGGIIRNVLIGVPVTTLWGQGDLIMLAVMSVFVAFVLPMPWVRRWKRTEVLFDAIGLSAFAIQGALYATDMKHPMSAVLVAAVLTGIGGGIIRDLLAGRKPLVLRDEIYAVWAMLAGLAVGMGWFVSTVELILLFAAVVFFRMLSVHYKWKLPRRSLTTGDIYIGTEAKPKTKTKSSSERAIVQDQTP; encoded by the coding sequence ATGCACATCTTTGAGATTTTTAGCATCATCGGGACGGTAGCGTTTGCGATGTCCGGCGCGTTCGTGGCGATGGAAGAGGAGTACGACATCCTCGGCGTGCTGGTGCTGGGTTTGGTGACGGCGTTTGGCGGCGGGATCATCCGCAATGTCTTGATCGGCGTCCCGGTAACGACGTTATGGGGGCAAGGGGATTTAATTATGTTGGCCGTGATGTCCGTGTTTGTTGCCTTCGTGCTGCCGATGCCATGGGTTCGTCGTTGGAAACGGACGGAGGTCCTGTTCGATGCGATTGGTTTGTCGGCTTTTGCAATTCAAGGGGCATTGTATGCCACGGACATGAAGCATCCGATGAGCGCGGTGCTGGTGGCGGCGGTGTTGACCGGTATCGGGGGCGGTATTATCCGCGATTTGCTGGCCGGGCGTAAACCGCTGGTGCTGCGCGACGAAATCTATGCGGTATGGGCGATGCTGGCAGGGCTGGCAGTTGGGATGGGGTGGTTCGTTTCAACTGTGGAATTGATTTTGTTGTTTGCGGCTGTCGTCTTCTTCCGGATGTTATCCGTCCATTATAAATGGAAGCTGCCTAGACGGTCACTAACAACAGGGGATATCTATATTGGAACGGAAGCGAAGCCTAAGACTAAAACAAAGTCCAGTTCTGAGCGGGCTATTGTGCAGGATCAGACTCCTTAA
- a CDS encoding SAF domain-containing protein, which yields MPRLRQKTKQMLLSGLVGVVTAGALFTGYTFVRERHVHAERKALIQDYEAQLASLRDQAQQRTVQGWVPARDIPAGNRIAASDLKRVELPANSVPVDLFKSQEAIAGKYAKIALRSMTPLTEALVYEEAPVPDDLRWREMAFVQLPQVLKVNDVIDIRIQFPTGHDYILLSKKRVANLSSDTITVTLDEAEILSLSSAIVDAYLHKASIYALAYVEPNLQSKPVPTYPVNEGVMELIRKDPNIVQKAEQALNLSNMARSGLERDLSVMSPQRASEFAHSQTTVSRSQTEVRGADQPAGNIVSDGTSGDSDRFELDPAK from the coding sequence ATGCCCAGATTAAGGCAAAAAACGAAGCAAATGCTGTTATCCGGATTGGTTGGTGTTGTTACGGCAGGCGCGCTGTTTACGGGGTATACCTTCGTGCGGGAAAGACATGTTCATGCTGAGAGGAAAGCCCTTATTCAGGATTATGAAGCCCAGTTGGCCAGCTTACGTGATCAGGCACAGCAGCGGACAGTTCAGGGATGGGTACCTGCACGGGATATTCCTGCCGGCAACCGCATTGCGGCAAGCGACTTAAAACGGGTGGAGCTTCCTGCAAATAGCGTGCCAGTGGACCTCTTTAAATCGCAGGAAGCCATTGCAGGGAAGTACGCCAAGATAGCGTTGCGTTCGATGACACCACTGACGGAGGCACTCGTCTATGAAGAGGCCCCGGTCCCGGACGATTTACGCTGGCGGGAAATGGCGTTTGTTCAGCTTCCGCAAGTTTTGAAGGTGAACGATGTCATTGATATTCGCATTCAATTCCCGACGGGCCACGATTATATTTTGCTGTCCAAGAAGAGAGTAGCGAACCTCAGTTCCGATACGATCACGGTGACGCTGGATGAAGCGGAAATTCTCTCGTTATCCAGCGCGATTGTAGACGCTTATTTACATAAGGCCTCGATATACGCACTCGCTTATGTCGAGCCAAATTTGCAGAGCAAGCCGGTCCCGACATATCCAGTGAACGAAGGCGTTATGGAGCTGATTCGCAAAGATCCGAATATCGTGCAGAAAGCGGAACAGGCGCTGAATCTCAGCAATATGGCCCGAAGCGGCTTGGAACGGGATCTATCCGTCATGTCACCACAGCGTGCCAGCGAATTTGCACATAGTCAGACAACCGTTTCGCGTTCGCAAACAGAGGTTCGGGGCGCTGATCAACCCGCTGGCAACATCGTTTCGGATGGAACATCTGGGGACAGTGACCGGTTTGAGCTCGATCCAGCGAAATGA
- a CDS encoding thiazole biosynthesis adenylyltransferase ThiF: MERTHAEQQLQHERQQPDRYSRQRLFAPIGHAGQDQLEQAKVLVVGAGALGTGIAETLVRAGVGHLVIADRDYVEWSNLQRQQLFSEADAAGRVPKAIAAEQRLNAINSQVRIDAHVMDVDPEELEDLIHGVDLIMDATDNFDTRLMINDISQKYRIPWIYGGCLGSYGITYTILPGETPCLNCLLGTVPLGGDTCDTVGVIPPAVQMVVAHQATEALKLLTGNTEALRGTLLTFDLWRNEQTSIKVGTAKRDDCLSCGSEATYPYLSAAGNRKTEVLCGRDTVQIRPATKRKLELQEMAMRLERLQEGKVEVNPFLLSFTIDEKRLVLFADGRALIHGTQDPSEAKTIYDRYIG, encoded by the coding sequence TTGGAGAGAACGCATGCTGAGCAACAACTGCAGCATGAACGCCAGCAACCGGATCGATATTCTCGGCAGCGATTGTTTGCACCGATAGGTCATGCGGGCCAAGACCAGCTTGAACAAGCGAAGGTGTTAGTCGTTGGAGCTGGGGCGCTTGGCACAGGGATCGCTGAAACGCTCGTTCGCGCAGGTGTCGGACATCTGGTGATCGCCGACCGGGATTACGTGGAATGGAGCAATCTGCAGCGACAGCAGCTATTTTCTGAAGCGGATGCGGCCGGACGAGTACCGAAAGCGATCGCGGCCGAGCAACGGTTAAATGCAATCAATAGTCAGGTGCGCATCGATGCCCATGTGATGGATGTTGATCCGGAGGAATTAGAAGACCTCATTCATGGCGTTGACCTCATCATGGATGCTACGGATAATTTCGATACGAGATTGATGATTAACGACATCTCGCAAAAATATCGCATTCCCTGGATCTACGGCGGATGCTTAGGCAGTTACGGAATAACTTACACGATTTTGCCCGGCGAAACGCCTTGCTTGAACTGCTTACTAGGGACTGTACCGCTCGGCGGAGATACTTGCGACACCGTAGGGGTGATCCCGCCGGCCGTACAAATGGTTGTAGCCCATCAAGCAACGGAAGCATTAAAGCTGCTCACCGGAAATACGGAGGCGTTACGGGGCACATTGCTGACCTTTGACCTGTGGCGAAATGAGCAAACCTCAATTAAAGTGGGCACAGCCAAACGGGACGATTGCCTTTCTTGCGGAAGCGAAGCCACCTACCCGTATCTGTCTGCGGCCGGCAACCGAAAGACGGAGGTGCTTTGTGGCAGGGACACGGTGCAGATTCGTCCGGCAACAAAACGGAAGCTTGAACTGCAGGAGATGGCAATGAGGCTGGAACGATTGCAAGAGGGGAAGGTGGAGGTAAATCCGTTCTTGCTCTCTTTTACAATCGATGAAAAGCGGTTGGTCTTGTTTGCGGACGGGAGAGCGTTAATTCACGGTACGCAAGATCCTTCAGAAGCCAAAACCATCTATGATCGCTATATAGGTTAA
- a CDS encoding ATPase, T2SS/T4P/T4SS family — MNGLIITLLVLAVLIFLWRKANMTGPGRVERPTGQDRFEWSAIVTYIKERLHELSRTSGLDWGLSEEAWNRKAKARAELRQALRGCAYGDPKDKQYIKSFIRDMLAGDYGINEHNIDRILPFHRQELLTAQDRFDILLYLYKQQYGADGLAQMIEDYALDEAKPSKTSEGSPVYEITGEDIDRIFFLEYRPLTFQEKLDLVVQRVYQMYKGFSVVDELREMRIDGLSGGVSGIPSGYGAVEPSSGIGHRYEGNDRFLFAVDEDGEQLTRSWESVWIFYRGKSIRLSFLSFGSEAELKRVCQNIYKFNLPGQLSEVNGYKVNEMQDGSRIVVVRPPFAETWAFFVRKFDMIGTSLEHLIQGENAELPIGLLKYFMKGSRITSITGSQGSGKTTLLMAMVKYIYAAYTLRVQEMSFELHLRRLYSGRNILSFRETDYVSGQAALDLQKKTDGTVHILGEVATDEVAAWMVQMAQVASLFTIFTHHAKTFRDLIESLRNSLLKTGVFRDERVAELQVATVIDFDVHLRRDMTGRRYIERITECCRRESENRAGQEGQGFQPAAGGQLTSVHHANYEERVIMEYRNGRYVAVQPISRQTREAMAREMLPEDAAEFERFVGSYWGEKVGA; from the coding sequence ATGAACGGGTTAATCATCACGCTTCTTGTCCTGGCGGTACTGATCTTTTTGTGGCGCAAGGCCAACATGACGGGACCTGGGAGAGTGGAGCGTCCAACTGGGCAGGATCGCTTCGAATGGTCAGCTATTGTAACCTACATCAAAGAACGGTTGCATGAACTTAGCCGTACGAGCGGATTGGATTGGGGATTAAGCGAGGAAGCATGGAACCGTAAAGCGAAAGCGCGTGCGGAGCTTCGTCAAGCGCTTCGTGGCTGCGCGTATGGGGATCCGAAGGACAAGCAATATATTAAGTCGTTTATCCGCGACATGTTGGCAGGAGATTACGGAATCAACGAACACAATATCGACCGGATCTTGCCTTTTCATCGCCAGGAGCTGTTAACAGCCCAAGACCGCTTCGATATCTTGTTGTACCTTTACAAGCAGCAGTATGGCGCCGACGGTCTAGCGCAAATGATCGAAGACTATGCGCTGGATGAAGCGAAACCGTCAAAAACGTCTGAGGGTTCCCCCGTATACGAAATTACAGGTGAGGACATTGACCGTATCTTTTTCTTAGAGTATCGCCCCCTGACGTTTCAGGAGAAGCTGGATCTCGTCGTCCAGCGGGTTTACCAAATGTATAAGGGCTTCTCGGTGGTGGACGAGCTGCGGGAGATGCGGATCGACGGACTGAGCGGCGGTGTAAGCGGGATTCCAAGCGGATATGGGGCGGTTGAGCCTTCCTCTGGCATTGGCCATAGGTACGAGGGGAACGACAGGTTTTTGTTTGCTGTGGATGAGGATGGGGAGCAACTGACCCGTTCTTGGGAGAGCGTCTGGATTTTCTATCGAGGTAAGAGTATCCGCCTGTCATTTCTCTCCTTTGGCAGCGAAGCGGAGTTAAAACGCGTTTGTCAGAACATCTATAAATTTAATCTGCCAGGCCAACTATCAGAGGTTAACGGATATAAGGTGAACGAGATGCAGGACGGTTCGCGGATTGTGGTCGTCCGGCCGCCATTTGCAGAGACGTGGGCTTTTTTCGTGCGGAAATTCGATATGATTGGCACCTCGTTGGAGCACTTGATCCAGGGGGAGAACGCCGAGCTGCCGATCGGGCTGCTGAAATATTTCATGAAGGGCAGCCGGATTACTTCCATTACGGGTTCGCAGGGATCAGGCAAAACAACGCTGTTGATGGCGATGGTCAAGTATATCTATGCCGCATATACGTTGCGTGTGCAGGAAATGTCCTTTGAGCTGCATTTGCGCCGCTTGTACAGCGGACGCAACATTTTAAGCTTTCGGGAGACCGATTACGTGAGCGGGCAAGCAGCATTGGATCTGCAGAAAAAGACAGACGGTACCGTCCACATCCTAGGGGAGGTCGCCACGGACGAGGTTGCCGCCTGGATGGTGCAGATGGCGCAGGTAGCCAGCTTGTTCACTATTTTTACGCACCATGCCAAGACGTTTCGCGATCTAATCGAGTCGCTGCGCAATTCGCTGCTGAAAACCGGTGTGTTTCGCGACGAACGAGTCGCTGAGCTGCAGGTTGCTACCGTTATTGACTTTGACGTGCACCTGCGCCGCGATATGACGGGACGGCGATATATCGAGCGGATCACTGAATGCTGCCGCCGGGAGTCAGAGAACAGGGCGGGGCAGGAAGGGCAGGGTTTCCAACCAGCGGCGGGAGGTCAATTGACTTCAGTTCATCATGCCAATTATGAGGAACGGGTGATCATGGAATACCGAAATGGCCGTTATGTTGCTGTGCAACCGATATCTCGCCAGACCCGAGAGGCTATGGCCCGGGAGATGCTGCCGGAAGACGCCGCGGAATTTGAACGGTTTGTTGGCTCGTATTGGGGGGAGAAGGTTGGAGCTTAA
- a CDS encoding thiamine diphosphokinase, which translates to MTVNRVLIFAGGGLDPGMLREVRSDDFLIGADRGALFLVEHGMKPHLAVGDFDSVNEEELDRIRSCSKELVICDPIDKDLTDTELAFDLAVQRNPAEIVLTGVIGTRLDHTLANIHMLLRAAEQGITCAIWDEHNYITLCGSVCQVEDRGYTYVSLLPLTPVVTGITLEGFMYPLDNATLRIGQSLAVSNQLAAPVGTVHVNEGWLLIIHSRD; encoded by the coding sequence ATGACTGTGAACCGGGTGCTCATTTTTGCAGGCGGAGGTTTAGATCCGGGAATGCTTCGTGAGGTGCGTTCGGATGATTTTTTGATCGGCGCTGACCGCGGGGCCTTATTTCTGGTGGAGCACGGGATGAAACCGCATCTGGCAGTGGGCGATTTCGATTCCGTGAACGAGGAAGAGCTGGATCGGATTCGTAGCTGCAGCAAAGAGCTGGTCATCTGCGATCCGATTGATAAAGATCTGACGGATACGGAGCTGGCCTTTGACCTTGCCGTCCAGCGAAACCCGGCAGAAATTGTATTAACCGGCGTAATCGGAACCCGCTTGGATCATACGTTGGCCAATATACATATGTTGCTGCGTGCAGCGGAGCAAGGCATTACCTGCGCCATATGGGATGAACATAATTACATTACGTTGTGCGGATCGGTCTGCCAGGTTGAGGATCGTGGATATACGTATGTTTCTCTGCTCCCGCTGACCCCTGTCGTAACCGGAATTACGTTAGAAGGATTCATGTACCCGCTAGATAATGCAACACTCCGAATAGGTCAATCTCTAGCGGTGAGCAATCAATTGGCGGCTCCCGTCGGAACGGTGCATGTGAACGAGGGCTGGTTGCTCATTATTCATAGCCGCGATTAG
- a CDS encoding C40 family peptidase, with the protein MIKRKLFQKVLTVGLVSAIGFSTLLAGGAEPVQAQSATSTAVSKGTQVVNYAKNFLGTPYKFGASTSTTKVFDCSSFTKYVFKKYGVDLPRTSAAQAKVGYAVSKSNLKAGDLVFFSSGSRANGKNVTHVAIYMGNGKIIHTYGKPGVTISNLNSGNWKSTYLKARRVL; encoded by the coding sequence ATGATTAAACGCAAACTATTCCAAAAAGTATTGACGGTTGGACTGGTGTCCGCCATTGGTTTCAGTACGCTGCTTGCTGGTGGTGCTGAACCAGTACAAGCCCAATCGGCAACAAGCACTGCCGTATCCAAAGGCACGCAGGTTGTAAACTACGCGAAGAATTTCCTGGGCACTCCTTACAAATTCGGAGCATCGACTTCGACGACTAAGGTATTCGACTGCTCTTCCTTTACGAAATATGTATTTAAGAAATATGGCGTTGATTTGCCGCGCACTTCCGCTGCACAAGCTAAAGTGGGATACGCTGTGTCGAAGTCCAATCTGAAAGCGGGCGATTTGGTCTTCTTCTCCAGCGGCAGCCGGGCAAACGGTAAGAACGTAACCCATGTAGCGATCTATATGGGCAACGGAAAAATTATTCATACTTACGGGAAGCCAGGGGTAACGATTTCCAATTTGAACTCAGGCAACTGGAAAAGTACTTATCTGAAGGCTCGTCGCGTCCTTTAG